AGGCTGCTGTAGCTGCTTCCTTGGCTTTTCCCACGGGGCTGTGGCGTTATGTTCTTTCTGAGCTTTGTTTACTGTGTTCTGTGACTACATAGGGGCGTTTGCTGTGCATGTTTTCCTACCGTGAATGTTGAAGCGTGTGCCTTTGTCTTTGAGTAAAGACGATAAAAAGGGCCGGGCCTGCTTTgcacattttctgcattttcatgaGTTTTATACCATGACCTTTGCACTGAAATTGTACTGTAAGAAAGAACTCCGATGGTGCAAATGAAGACTGAGACATGTACAAAGAACTGTACAGGcgatagaaaaaaaaaaaaataaagcttcttcTAAGTGCAAAAAACCCGATTTTGTCGTGCACGNNNNNNNNNNNNNNNNNNNNNNNNNNNNNNNNNNNNNNNNNNNNNNNNNNNNNNNNNNNNNNNNNNNNNNNNNNNNNNNNNNNNNNNNNNNNNNNNNNNNNNNNNNNNNNNNNNNNNNNNNNNNNNNNNNNNNNNNNNNNNNNNNNNNNNNNNNNNNNNNNNNNNNNNNNNNNNNNNNNNNNNNNNNNNNNNNNNNNNNNNNNNNNNNNNNNNNNNNNNNNNNNNNNNNNNNNNNNNNNNNNNNNNNNNNNNNNNNNNNNNNNNNNNNNNNNNNNNNNNNNNNNNNNNNNNNNNNNNNNNNNNNNNNNNNNNNNNNNNNNNNNNNNNNNNNNNNNNNNNNNNNNNNNNNNNNNNNNNNNNNNNNNNNNNNNNNNNNNNNNNNNNNNNNNNNNNNNNNNNNNNNNNNNNNNNNNNNNNNNNNNNNNNNNNNNNNNNNNNNNNNNNNNNNNNNNNNNNNNNNNNNNNNNNNNNNNNNNNNNNNNNNNNNNNNNNNNNNNNNNNNNNNNNNNNNNNNNNNNNNNNNNNNNNNNNNNNNNNNNNNNNNNNNNNNNNNNNNNNNNNNNNNNNNNNNNNNNNNNNNNNNNNNNNNCGGGGCTTGGAGAAAAAAGGGGTGCGACGGCCCCAAAAAAGGGGGAAGTCAGAACGTTTAGGCCCGGACTGATCACGCTTTGGAGCAGAATGGGTTGAGCTCCGCAGGTTGGCGTAGTCCGGGTTGAACGGGGCAGGCAGACGGGAATGCCGAACCGGCAGTGTCTGACCCCAGGGATTTAAATACTGGGTTTGGTATTCAAGATCAATAAATGCCCTTTCGAGAGGCGCGGGGCAGGTAACGCGTTCTGTGCTTGAGCTGGCTCCCTTTCCGCGTCGCAGGTCCGAGAAGCCCAACTGGGATTACCACGCGGAGATCCAGGCCTTCAGCCACCGGCTGCAGGAAAACTTCGCCCTGGACCTTCTCAAGACTGCGTTTGTTAACCCCTGCTACATCGAAAGCGAAGAGGCGAGGCGCCggcagctggggctggacaAGGACGCGGTCGCTCTTCAGCTCCAGGACAACACCGGACTGGCGGAGCGAGGGCTGCGCTTCGCCCGCTCTTACCTGGCGCAGTGCTTTGAAGGCGCCTACCCAGAGCTACCTGCAAAGGGCATAGAAGCACTGGTTAATTTTCTTACCAGTCAGGAACTCGTCTCTTATGTGGCTCAAAACCTGGCCATACAGGACCTGGCGCTTTGCAGGGATTTTCCTGCACCTCCAGATGTGCTGCAGAGGACGTTCCTGGCTGTGATAGGAgccctgctggaaagcagcGGGCCCGAGAGAACCGGAATCTTTGTCAGGGTAAGTTCATTAAAAGCTTGTTTGTATCTGGATGGGGAGAGATCCAGGGAAGTTGGCAGAAGTTTCATAATACCTGTGATGATACAATTTAACAATGAGATCTGGTGGTGGTGGTcagctggggttttgtttttttttttttcattaagaaggCTGATCAAATACATAAAATCACATACTTCTGGTTTATGATGGTGATATTAATATTtgctgaaaagggaaaacattaTATTCCATGCACTATACTATCatgtaatgaaaatattccttgtAGGGTTTCATAtatcttcagtttaaaaaactCCATTCTATATCAATGGGTGATTTCATAGGTTTTTCATGTAGGAGTGCAAGCCCCTGGAgatatttcataaaaaatgttataatataaatatatataaaatgaataTTGAAATTCAGTGTGACAAAGTAGTTTTAACAGCTATTATTGTTTCAGTCATccttttcccttatttttagttttgtgaTAGAGAAATGTTTGTTAAAATGTTCCTCCTGATAGGAGACCATTGAGAGGTGTCTGTAAGAGCAAGGAGCTGTTTACAGACGAGAGTGATCCAAACAGGTGAACGACCTGTGGGTTTGCACATTCCCATGTATtgtcacagctcctctgctgtcacagctcGTCCCTCAGGCTGGAGTTGTCCCTTCTCTGGCTCTGGGGCTGACTTTGCCCCGGGCACAAGTCTGGCAGTGGCTAAACCAAAATCAGAGACGCTGAGCACTGGGATGGGGCACTGAGGCAGCTTTATCATTCATTTCAGTAATTCATCATCAGTTATTGTCTCTTCATACTGTATTTTCATTAGGAGACACCAGAATCTTCATTAATTGTAACTTCTAAATATTCTTCTTTAGGACTTTTTTATTCCCCAGCtgattggaaaagacctgttTGAGATCTGGGAAGTTGTAAATCCTATGGGCTTACTTCTGGAAGAACTGACCAAGAGGAATATCTCTGCTCCAGAACCAAGAATTACCAGGCAGCTGGGAGTCAGCACAGTTCTGCCAGTCTACTTTGTCGGGTTGTACTGGTTAGTGCAATATTAATTTAAAGTTAAATGGATTTAATTAGaggagtgggaaggagggaagatgGTCTTTTACTTTTCTACACATGGTTTTTGGTCAACTTGTTCCAGAAAAGAAACCTGATAGTGACTCCCATATAAAATGAGCCATTTAAGCACTGGCCATAGCTCACAATGCTGATACACAGACAGTCTCTGATTAAGGATTCCAGAGGCTAAACAGGGTACACTAAAGAGCTGGGGTGCATTCTGAGTGATCTGACACAGGAACTTTGGGAACAGCATAGCTGCATGGCTTTGGAAGGGCCACAGCTGTTTCCAGGGTATAGGTAGGCATAAAGAGACACCAGAGGAGGTGGGATGGAAGAGAGACTCATTCTAAGTTCCAGAGAagattttaagttttaaatcaGCAGCACTGTACTGTGGACCATAGGAGTGTCTGTGTCCAGGCAGGACTTAGGAAGTGCCAGTTGTCCCTGGTGCATTTGTGCTTGTCTCAGTCCCATTGTTCCTGTGGGGCAGGACAGAATccacatctctgctgctttcctaaAGGAGCTGCAGATCAACTCATGGGAAGGCTGCCTTAACTTGTTGTGCTTTACTCTGCTTTGGTTTCTGTACCTTCTAAGATGTATcttataaaaaggaaaggaactTTAATTGTTTCTCTTCTGGAATCCCTGGTGTACCTTCATGAACTGCTCCTATTTAGTGCCCATAGGTGTTTGTCAAACAGACATGGGCACATCTTTCATAACAGAGAAAGCTTCTCTATCAGTCCTTTTGAAGCAGTTTGAAATGCTTCCTTACCAGGGGAGGAGAAAAGATAGCACgtaggagaaaagaaaaagcacttcagTTCCTGTTTAAGCTAACCAGAGTAACGAATTTGCACATTTTTATCAGGGCTAGCAAATTAAGTGCTGTAAAGAATCAGTGCTGTGTTAGGAACCTAAATGAACAGAGTGTTCTTTCAGGGAATGGACACATTTCTGATCTGAGTTTCCATTGCTGAATATACAATTACTTATCTTTGCAGGAAAGACCAACAGAAATGTGTCCATTGTATGTATATAGAAATCAATGTTCACAGACACTGGAGAAAAAACCAGTGTTTTATTCATGGTacacagcagtgctcagggTTTCATGATGGAAATGGTtgtaactttgttttttttcccccaagtgATAAGAAGATTTTAGCTGAAGGCCCTGGTGAaaccctgctggctgcagaggaggaggctgcaCGCGTGGCACTGCGGAAGCTCTATGGATACACAGAGAACAGGAGACCTTGGGATTACTCAAAACCCAAACAAGAATTGGCAGCTGAAAAGGCAGTCAGCAGTAACTAGATGCTAAAAGACATTTCTGGTGTATCTTAAAAATCAATGGCTTCCATGCTGAATATAGGTGtatttggaaaagcaaaatacagttCATTTTTTTGGTCTTCAGTGCTTGAAACTTCCAAACCATATATGGTgttaaataaagcatttttcttttgcacaaTGTTTAAGTTTGCTCATTTTCctaaatgtaacaaaaatacccttaatctgaatttttgccttttggcCGAGAAGTTTTTTCTGTACATCACAGGAGACCATTTTTAGTGATGTTTAATGACCTGTGACAAAGTCTCACTGTAGAGAAACAGCTTTCATGAATACTTCCTTGGAGATTGTTTGGAGAGGATTGTTAGTAAGCTGAGTTGAATTAATGGATGTAACATCAGCCTTTGGATTGTATCTGGATTGAGGTATCCTTCATCTTGTGAAAACATCAGGTGTGATGATGATCCTGACACTGTTGGGGATTCAAACTTCTGAGGTCTCACTGCTTTAATCCAAATTTTGTTTGCCATGCACATTGATTTCTGTTGTTGGAGCGCActctgaaagatttttaaaatttataaaaatgcctgcatttcaaaatgagaaataagtGAAAATAAGGATTGTGAAGGCCTGAACCTAAAGAAATTGGAGAACATGATTTCATGATAGGCTGTAAGAtaagccttttgtttttttctcttcttggtACTTTTCCTGTTTAGTCCATGTACTTTGATTTAAGCAGTCCCATGACTGGAGTATTAGATTCACTGAAACcagggttggttttgtttgcaggaTCTGTAGCTGTTTTAGTGTAACTCAAAGTGCATGGCCAGACATTTAGGAATAACTCAGGTACCTGTGTGACGTTTCTGTTAAATGTCATAGAAACTCAGCATGCCTACCAGAGGGCAGCAGATGTGTGAGAACTGCCTATcttttggaataattttcttaaaaaatgagTGAGAGTCTATTACAAACTTGTCTGAACCCTGCAAGGAAGAGGCTGGATGTAGAACAGTTATTCAGGAAGTGTTTCCCACTTTATGCCATTATGAGCACTCACTGTAGAGGAAGACACCAGGTAACTGAATGTGCCTTCACtaaaaggagggggaaaatcaGGTCATCACTCATCCAAGTTTGATAGTGCAGCCCATGGCAACACATCCTTTGCCTTTGGCCCACCAGATCCATTTAGGGAAGGACACTTTGGCAGCCAAAGGTCCTGGCCCAAAGCTGCTGGGCAGGTCTGTGCTGTGGCAGTGAGTGCTAGCTCTGTCAGTGGAAGCAGATTTATTGGGGTTCTTAGGCAGGAGGAGTCTGTGTGACCCCCGAGTGTCTCCAGCACTCAGTGCCCTGCATCTCACCAGTGTCAAACACTGATGTAGCTGGAGAGCATTGAGaccttcctgctgcctctggctgaGAAGTCACACAAGTGAGAGCTGGATACAAAAAGGAGGGCAGAAAGATCAGCCCAGcaaaaaatatgcataaaaattGCTTgtgttaaatgaaaaattccaTCTAGGCAATCTATTACCACTTACATAAGCAAAGCCAATAAGGTCACTATATTCCAGGGGAATAAGAGCAAAATGTGAAAAGATGGTAAAATTACTCATGCTATTTTTAGTTTCCAGAAGAGATTGTTGCTCTTTACCTATATTAAAAGGACAATAGTGAAGGTGGGTTTTTTACAACtgaagtttatttattttctacttcttttaTTTACATACTTATGTATTTTGAGATGGAGAAGCAAATTTCAGTTAGTTTacctttaaaaacaattaagaTCTATTAAGATCTACTTCCTTTGGTTTTATAGTTTGGAATGTGGGTGTAAATCCTAAGAGAACTGAATTACTGAATACTGTGCTGGTTAAAGCTGAGTGATGCATGCAAGACGAATCAATTTACTGTATGGCACATGTATGGAACATATTGAGATCAAATGAAAAGACACTTTGGGGACATGGAAAGAAAGGACCGGGTTTTGATTGAAGTATGACtgaaaaaggagtttttatAAGAATGTGTGTCCTATTTTCAAGTTTCTAAAGGttggaaaagcattttatgtGGTATCTGTGCTTTAAGATCTGACACTCAACATATATTTACAGCTTTAATTTACAGATTTACAGCTGTAGTAGTGGGATGATTTACATACTTTGGATTGCTAAccttttgccttgttttttgAATCAGTAGCCATAAACCATAGCATAATTAAAAGATTGTCCTGACCTACAAAGTGTGGTGAAAATGGCAGCTCAGAAACATTGTTCATGATATTCCATGGCAGTTTTGTCTGAAAGTGCTTTGTGACCTGCTTGCACTGGTGCTGAGTACGAGTGCATTTATGTCTCTCTGTGGTTGTTCCTTTCATaatcatgttttatttctctttcagaggGACAACTGAGCAGAGTGTCAATAATGACTGACAGAAAGGAATCAGGACAGTTTATTCTTGCAGCCCATTAAAGAACTCGATTATTGTTACAAAAACTACATTTGTAAACTCACTAAACAGTAGGAAACACTAGTAACCTAGACCTGCTGTTTCTCCAAATGTTAGATAAATCCGGTGTGTGAATGGTCTTGGATTACTCTGTCGCcctgaaaattcagcttttgagcttgctaacatagttttctaaggactttcccaggacagtaactgtaaacatagatatgtgtacattctttctgatacacgtcttgtgatgggcatctctcatggccagtgcagtgagaaagtgttatcctgaccatccaatccctggccatggtcaaaagcctataaatcctgggaggaaaaataaactttctcttcttttcaccacacctcgtCCTGGGtctgtgtgatctattcatcttcagcggcgACATTACTCTGTTTCTGTCATCTACatcctttgttgtttttctttttttttctaagtgttgtaaaagcaattttattttgagaaaggTAAGAGAAATTCTATTCTATTGGTACCACCTAAGTAATTGGAGAAAAACTTCTTAATATGCTTTCATGTACTGTTTTCAGTTGCTTCTGTTCTCAGTTTGTGCCTTTGCTCCTGTGTCTCAGCAGTTCAGTGATGTGACTGATTACCCCGTTCTGTCTCCTTGCTTTCAACTGCAGCTTCTGGTTACAATAACCAGatgtttttctgcaattttctcttaataaaaaaaaaaagtccaggaATAACTGTGTAAGTTGTTGCTGTGACTTAAAGGCAGGAGATGAAAACACAATCATTTCACAATTATCTCTGTGTTAATTCAGAGTTTGAAATTGCTGGTGAAAAGTAAAAGTTTTTACTGGtttatgacatttattttttatttcttataacAATCTCTTGGGTTTTATGATaaatcaaaaatttaaattaggtGCTCTGGTGTTATGCTGCCATACAAAGCCATGAAGAATTCAAAACATCAAAAGGTGTGTTGTCATTGTGTTTTacagggcagagggagggaatgATGCAGCACAGGAACATAAGAAGTGCCCTACTTTTCCTTGTCCTTAACTTTACTGAGTGCTGCCGTAACTTTAAAGAGGCTCTGAACTATTTGGGTTCTCATGCATCAGAGCTTTGAAGTTTAATATTAAGAGATGCATTTAG
The Parus major isolate Abel chromosome 9, Parus_major1.1, whole genome shotgun sequence DNA segment above includes these coding regions:
- the MRPL44 gene encoding 39S ribosomal protein L44, mitochondrial; translation: PQGFKYWVWYSRSINALSRGAGQVTRSVLELAPFPRRRSEKPNWDYHAEIQAFSHRLQENFALDLLKTAFVNPCYIESEEARRRQLGLDKDAVALQLQDNTGLAERGLRFARSYLAQCFEGAYPELPAKGIEALVNFLTSQELVSYVAQNLAIQDLALCRDFPAPPDVLQRTFLAVIGALLESSGPERTGIFVRDFFIPQLIGKDLFEIWEVVNPMGLLLEELTKRNISAPEPRITRQLGVSTVLPVYFVGLYCDKKILAEGPGETLLAAEEEAARVALRKLYGYTENRRPWDYSKPKQELAAEKAVSSN